In the Methanobrevibacter boviskoreani JH1 genome, one interval contains:
- the psmB gene encoding archaeal proteasome endopeptidase complex subunit beta — protein MEDDKVVKGTTTVGITCKDGIVFASERRATMGSLVAHKVAEKIFKIDDNIAATIAGSVGDAQNLMKVMSAEVSLYNLRNGEDMSIDAAANLTGNILRSQPRGVQILLGGVDEDGASIYSLDAAGGVIKDKCISTGSGSIFAYGVLEDRYTEDLTVEEGIELALRAISAATERDVYSGNGFLVATVKDDEGFKMLDKEIIESKLAKINN, from the coding sequence ATGGAAGATGATAAAGTTGTAAAAGGTACCACTACTGTTGGTATTACTTGTAAAGATGGTATTGTTTTTGCTTCTGAAAGAAGAGCTACCATGGGAAGCTTAGTAGCACACAAAGTAGCAGAAAAAATATTCAAAATTGATGATAACATAGCAGCAACCATTGCTGGAAGTGTTGGTGATGCACAAAACCTAATGAAAGTTATGAGTGCTGAAGTCTCCTTATACAATTTAAGAAATGGAGAGGATATGAGCATTGATGCAGCTGCTAACTTAACTGGAAATATTTTACGTTCCCAACCTAGAGGAGTACAAATCTTACTTGGTGGAGTAGACGAGGATGGAGCTTCAATTTACTCACTTGATGCTGCAGGTGGAGTAATTAAAGATAAATGTATTTCCACTGGATCAGGTTCTATCTTTGCATATGGTGTATTAGAAGATAGATACACCGAAGATTTAACTGTTGAGGAGGGAATTGAACTTGCATTAAGAGCAATTTCTGCTGCAACCGAACGTGATGTTTATTCTGGAAATGGATTCTTAGTTGCTACAGTTAAAGATGACGAAGGATTCAAAATGTTAGATAAAGAAATAATAGAATCAAAATTAGCTAAAATCAATAACTAA